One part of the Pseudomonas sp. MYb118 genome encodes these proteins:
- the hemA gene encoding glutamyl-tRNA reductase yields MAFLALGINHKTASVDVRERVAFTPEQLVEALQQLCRLTDSREAAILSTCNRSELYIEQDQLSADIVLRWLADYHQLSLDELRASSYVHEDDAAVRHMMRVASGLDSLVLGEPQILGQMKSAYAVAREAGTVGPLLGRLFQATFNAAKQVRTDTAIGENPVSVAFAAVSLAKQIFSDLQRSQALLIGAGETITLVARHLHDLGVKRIVVANRTLERASILAEQFGAHAVLLSDIPAELVRSDIVISSTASQLPILGKGAVESALKLRKHKPIFMVDIAVPRDIEPEVGELDDVYLYSVDDLHEVVAENLKSRQGAAQAAEEMVSVGAEDFMVRLRELAAVDVLKAYRQQSERLRDEELQKAQRLLANGGNAEEVLVQLARGLTNKLLHAPSVQLKKLSAEGRLDALAMAQELFALGEGSSNSFSDKKPQ; encoded by the coding sequence ATGGCCTTCCTTGCACTCGGTATTAACCACAAGACTGCTTCAGTAGACGTCCGCGAGCGCGTGGCCTTTACCCCTGAGCAACTGGTTGAGGCCTTGCAGCAGCTCTGCCGACTCACCGACAGCCGCGAAGCTGCGATCCTCTCCACCTGCAATCGCAGTGAACTGTATATAGAACAGGATCAGCTTTCGGCTGACATCGTGCTGCGCTGGCTGGCCGATTATCACCAGTTGAGCCTCGATGAGCTGCGTGCCAGCAGTTATGTGCACGAAGATGATGCGGCAGTTCGTCACATGATGCGGGTCGCCTCCGGGCTCGATTCGCTGGTGTTGGGCGAACCGCAGATTCTCGGTCAGATGAAATCGGCCTACGCGGTCGCGCGGGAGGCCGGTACCGTCGGTCCGCTACTGGGGCGCCTGTTCCAGGCGACGTTCAACGCCGCCAAACAGGTGCGTACCGACACCGCCATCGGTGAAAACCCGGTGTCCGTGGCGTTTGCCGCGGTCAGCCTGGCCAAACAGATTTTCAGCGACCTGCAACGCAGCCAGGCCCTGCTGATCGGCGCCGGCGAGACCATCACCCTGGTCGCCCGCCATTTGCACGACCTGGGGGTCAAGCGCATCGTCGTCGCCAACCGGACCCTGGAGCGCGCCAGCATTCTCGCCGAGCAGTTCGGCGCCCATGCCGTGCTGCTCTCGGACATCCCGGCAGAACTGGTGCGCAGCGACATCGTCATCAGTTCTACCGCCAGCCAGTTGCCGATCCTCGGCAAGGGCGCGGTGGAAAGCGCCCTGAAGCTGCGCAAGCACAAGCCGATCTTCATGGTGGACATCGCCGTCCCCCGGGATATCGAGCCGGAAGTCGGCGAGTTGGACGACGTTTACCTCTATAGCGTCGACGATCTCCACGAAGTGGTCGCCGAGAACCTCAAGAGTCGCCAGGGCGCCGCGCAAGCGGCCGAGGAAATGGTCTCGGTGGGTGCCGAGGACTTCATGGTGCGCCTGCGCGAGCTGGCGGCGGTAGATGTGCTCAAGGCTTATCGTCAACAGAGCGAGCGCTTGCGCGACGAAGAGTTGCAAAAGGCCCAGCGCTTGCTGGCCAACGGCGGCAACGCCGAAGAGGTGCTGGTGCAACTGGCCCGCGGCCTGACCAATAAACTCTTGCACGCGCCAAGCGTTCAATTGAAAAAGCTCTCCGCCGAAGGTCGCCTCGATGCGCTGGCCATGGCCCAGGAACTCTTTGCCCTCGGTGAGGGCTCATCGAA